The Candidatus Manganitrophus noduliformans genome includes a window with the following:
- a CDS encoding LIC12231 family lipoprotein has translation MDPIRRLARSALALILLFTQLTACITTYRDFPETALDQTLPPKRDGVLYYTIQKFPILDAGGFHTLNKRFRENAVFSETIKAQEPPAKGMYCLVEVEYKPLSLPALIFGYLSVSTLGLIPAYSGNDGYWVRYQVFFDQQRIKTYEYQVTRKFGLWLFLLPFAWINLATYSEEDVFTATTHQFFLDALKDKTFDQEV, from the coding sequence ATGGATCCCATACGACGATTGGCAAGAAGTGCTCTCGCACTGATTCTCCTTTTCACACAACTAACCGCTTGCATCACAACTTATCGTGATTTCCCGGAAACCGCGCTCGATCAAACCCTTCCTCCGAAACGGGACGGTGTTCTCTACTACACCATTCAGAAATTTCCAATCTTGGACGCGGGAGGATTTCATACCCTCAACAAGAGATTTAGAGAAAATGCGGTCTTCTCAGAAACCATAAAAGCGCAAGAACCTCCTGCAAAAGGAATGTATTGTCTTGTGGAGGTGGAATACAAGCCTCTATCTCTTCCTGCTTTGATCTTTGGATATCTTTCGGTCTCGACGCTCGGTCTCATTCCGGCCTATAGCGGAAATGATGGTTACTGGGTACGATATCAGGTTTTCTTCGATCAACAACGTATCAAAACATATGAGTATCAAGTGACGAGAAAGTTCGGGCTCTGGCTCTTTCTTCTTCCCTTCGCTTGGATCAACCTGGCGACCTATAGCGAGGAGGATGTTTTTACGGCGACCACTCATCAGTTCTTTTTGGACGCGCTGAAAGATAAAACTTTTGATCAAGAAGTATAG
- a CDS encoding class I SAM-dependent methyltransferase, which yields MDAKSIERAYTVFSGFYDLVFGKLFHQSRADAIQLLNIRGGENILEVGVGTGLSLPYYPRNCKVIGIDFCEPMLEKGRQRVGQYQLSHIQLMKMDAMKMNFPDNSFDSVFAAYVISAVPDPHQVIAEMIRVCKVGGKIVLLNHFKNMNPFISGCEKAISPFTKKIGFQADLDLSSLLSGKPLVVEKKRSVKPLNYWKVVQCTNRKGLNGNGNGHGNGSGNGAYPAAYSTLKR from the coding sequence ATGGATGCGAAAAGTATCGAGCGGGCTTATACCGTCTTCTCGGGGTTTTATGATCTGGTCTTTGGAAAACTCTTCCACCAATCCCGCGCGGATGCAATCCAGCTCTTAAATATCCGGGGAGGAGAGAACATTCTCGAAGTGGGGGTCGGCACCGGCCTCTCCCTTCCTTATTACCCGAGAAACTGCAAAGTGATCGGGATCGACTTCTGCGAGCCGATGCTGGAGAAGGGGCGGCAACGCGTCGGCCAGTATCAGCTCTCTCACATCCAGCTGATGAAGATGGATGCGATGAAGATGAACTTTCCCGACAACTCCTTCGACTCCGTCTTCGCCGCCTACGTGATCTCGGCCGTGCCCGATCCCCATCAGGTCATCGCGGAGATGATCCGCGTCTGCAAGGTGGGGGGAAAGATCGTCCTCCTCAATCACTTCAAAAATATGAACCCCTTCATCTCAGGCTGTGAAAAGGCCATCTCCCCCTTTACCAAGAAGATCGGCTTCCAGGCCGACCTCGATTTGAGCAGCCTCTTGAGCGGAAAGCCGCTGGTCGTGGAAAAAAAGAGAAGCGTTAAACCGCTCAACTACTGGAAGGTGGTTCAGTGCACGAACCGAAAGGGGCTCAATGGAAACGGCAACGGACATGGAAACGGAAGCGGCAACGGGGCTTATCCGGCGGCTTATTCTACGCTGAAGAGATAA
- a CDS encoding DUF3015 domain-containing protein has protein sequence MKRLLYAAVVFALIPVSQSFADGEGPGCGAGTMIFKGQKGVVPQVLAATTNGTFGNQTFGISTGTLGCTQDGVVKNEEKVNVFASANLDNLSQEMAQGQGEHLASLASLLGIPAEHQTDFFTLTQAKYTAIFPTEKTTSGEMLVALNQEMSTHPNLSTFISSH, from the coding sequence ATGAAAAGATTGCTCTATGCAGCGGTTGTGTTCGCTTTGATTCCTGTCTCTCAGAGTTTTGCCGACGGCGAGGGGCCCGGCTGCGGCGCCGGAACGATGATTTTTAAAGGACAGAAAGGGGTCGTCCCGCAGGTGCTGGCCGCAACAACCAATGGGACATTTGGCAACCAGACGTTCGGAATTTCAACAGGCACCTTGGGTTGCACCCAAGATGGCGTTGTAAAGAACGAAGAGAAAGTCAACGTCTTCGCCAGCGCGAATCTGGATAACCTTTCTCAAGAGATGGCCCAGGGTCAAGGGGAGCACCTCGCTTCATTGGCTTCTCTTCTCGGCATCCCTGCAGAGCATCAAACCGACTTCTTTACATTGACCCAGGCGAAATATACCGCGATCTTCCCCACGGAGAAGACGACTTCCGGGGAGATGCTGGTTGCGCTCAACCAAGAGATGTCGACCCATCCAAATCTTTCCACTTTTATTTCAAGTCACTAA